One Geoalkalibacter sp. genomic window, GTCATTGAGTTGGAAAGCCTGGTTCACTTTGACTATCATTCTCAGCTCTCAGATCCGAATATTTACACATCAAACGCCCGTTGGCTCAACAACCAGGGGTTCACAGCGACACAAAATTCAGGCTACTGGACCTCCACGACCGCTCCGAATCATGCGGATAGGGCCTATTATGTCTACATGGATTTCGGCTATACCCATTTCGATGGGAAAAACGAATCCGCATATTTCATGGCCGTTCGCGGCAGCTCTGACGGCCCGGCCGCGTTGTGGCGGACTGGGCAGACAATTGACAGGGCCGATGGCGACGACGGGGATCTTCAGAAGGGTGTGCCTTGGCCGTCGCCAAGGTTTGTCGACAATAACGACGGTACAGTGACGGATCAGCTCACGGGACTGATCTGGCTCAAGAACGCCAACTGCGCCGGCAGCCCAAGAGGCTGGGACGCGGCCCTGAGCGATGTGGCCCAACTCAATGCCGCGGGCACCATGAATGCACGGGCTTGTGGGGACACCAGCAATGGCGGCAGCCACCAGAGCGACTGGCGCCTGCCCAACATCAAGGAACTGCGCAGCCTCAACGATTTCTCCGCCTATAACCCGGCAGTGGCTGCGGGCCATCCGTTCACGAACCTCTTGACCGACCATTATCACTTGTCGTCATCCCACGCCTCGCGCGACACAGCTTTTGCCTGGGTAGTCGCCATGGTCGACGGCTATACCAACCGGATGCCCAAAGATGAAGGTTTCGGTACCTATTACGTCTGGCCCGTGCGCGGCGGCATACGCTCAGCGGAGGGCCCTCATCCCTTTGCCGGTGGCGATGGTTCTGCCGACGATCCCTACCAGATCGCCACGGTGGAACAATTCGACGCCGTGCGAGATTACCTCGACAAGCACTTCGTCCTGACCGCGGATATCGACCTGACGGACGAATGGGAGCCCATCGGCACGTATGTGGGTTGGGAGGACCCGGCCAACCAGCCGTTCACCGGCAGTCTCAACGGTGCCGGTTTTGCCATCAACGGCCTGTTCATTGATCAACCGAATCGGCAGGACGTCGGCTTGTTTGGTCTCACCGCCGACGCCACCATCGAAAACCTCAACCTTGTCGATGTCGATATCACCGGCCGTACTGCGGGCGCCTTGGTCGGCTGGGCGTTTGCGACTAGGGTGAAAAACGTGACGACCTCCGGTGAGGTCAAGGCGTTGACCCGTGCCGGAGGTCTCATGGGCGAGGTGTTTGAAGACTCGTTCGTCGCCGACTCGAGTTCTTCGTGCACCGTCAGCACGACCAACGGCACCAATGCCGGAGGGCTGATCGGGCAGATGCGGGGGACAACCCTCATCAGATCTCACGCGACCGGCAATGTCTCAACCGGATCTCAGGATCTGGCCGGGGGGCTGGTCGGTGAGGCGACGTCCGGCTCCTTCATCGACATGTGCTATGCCGCGGGCAATGTGAGCGGGACAAGTGAGATTGGTGGGTTGGTCGGCTATCTGCGGGATTCGCGGATTGAAAAATCTCATGCGACAGGCAGGGTTGACGGAGGAACGACTGAACGGATCGGCGGCTTGGTCGGCCACCTATTTTCCAACGCACGGGTTGAAAACTCCTATGCCGGCGGCGAGGTCATCGGTGGCAGCAAAGTCGGCGGTCTCGTTGGTGAGATTGACGAGACCTCATCCGTCATCAATTCTTATGCCGTGGGAAGGGTGATTGGAACCTCCAATGTCGGCGGGTTGGTCGGCCATGCGTCCGGGGCGACCATCAGCAATTCCTACTACGACCGCAACACCAGCGGCCAAAGCGACACCGGCAAGGGCGAGCCGAAAACCACGGCGGTGTTGCAGCAGCTCGACACCTTCAGCGCCACCTGGAATATCGTCGGGGATTCCAATATCGAACGCGGCTATCCGTTTCTGGCCTGGCAAGGTCAGATCAATTACTTCGGCAATCCCGCCTGGGTCATCGGCACGAAAGTAGTTAACCCCGATCCGGTTGACCCCATCCAGATCGAGCAAGGTTATGACGAGAGCCCACAAGTGGATGCATCCCACCGGGTGATTCGCCGCGACCCTGAAACCGGAGAGGTGCTTTCCATCACCAGCGCGGTCAGCAGGTTGCCCGGTTCCACGACTCTGGTCAGCCGCGAGGATCCGGACAACCCCGTGGTCATGACCACAGCCGGGCTAGAGACGGAGGGTTACACCCTCACCATCCAGGTCGAAGCCCACGGCGACGGCAGCGCCATCCACCGGGTGATTCTCAGCGGCGAGGGCATTCCAGATGAAATCATCAGCGAAGCCCGCATCGCTCTTCCCGGCGCCTTCACTCTTATTGCAGAGGATGGCCTTGTCACCAGCTGGATCGAGCTGCCCCAACGCGACGGTCGGCGCTGGCGCGCGGTGGTGCAAACCAACCCCCAAGGCGAAAGCCGCAGCTGGTATGAGAGCTACAACGAAGACAGCGAGAATTGGCAGCCGGAAGCCTACACCTTGGCGAACGAAGAGCAGGCCTTTGAGCCGGGTAATCGCATCGAGGTCAGTGAGAACGAAGAGTTCGGCGAGGTCGAGATCCGCGTTGAAACCACGCTTACCCAGCCGTTGCATTTTTAGCAAGGAGCGCCGCAATGAAGACACGCAAGTGGATGCAGTTCTTGATCATCGTGCTGCTGGCCGTGGTTGTCGCAGCCTGTGGCAGCAGCAGTTACAAGGGCGAGGCTTCTGATGAAGATGTCATCGCCATGGAGCTGGGCGTGGAGTACCAGGTGTTTGCGGGAGACCGTATCGAGCCCCTGGAGGCAGAAGAAGATGCGCGCATCTCGGTTCGCCATGTGGTTGGTGAAGGGGGAGATGAGAAGTATGTCACCCTGCTGACCGGCAGTGCCGAGCTGATACGGGGGACATAGGAAGAGAAAACCAAATAAGATCAGGCTTGGGACAGGCTGGTTTTCAAAAAACCAGCCTGTCTCATTTCGGGAACGGATCCTTCCCTTACCCCTCGAACTTGTACCCCACCCCATAGACCGAGTGAATGAGTTCCTCGTCGGGAGCGACGGCGGCGATTTTCTTGCGCAGCTTCTTGATGTGGCTGTCGATGGTGCGATCGCCGACGGTGCGCTGGTCGGGATAAATGCGGTCCATGAGCTGGGTGCGCGAGTAGATGCGTCCGGGATGGGCGGCAAGAAATTGCAGCAGCTTGAATTCCACCGCCGTCAGGTCGAGATCCTGGCCGTGCAGGGTCGCCTTGTAGCGCCCTTCGTCGAGAAGCAGTCCGGCTTCCTGGGCGGAGGGCCCGCTGGCGCGGCGCAGCACTACCTTGACGCGCGCCACCACCTCGCGCGGGCTGAAGGGCTTGCAGATATAGTCGTCGGCGCCGAGTTCGAGGCCGAGCAGGCGGTCGATTTCCTCGACGCGCGCGGTGACCATGAGGATGGGCACGGCGGAGAAGGCGCGGATGTCCTTGCAGATGTCCAATCCGTCGCGGCCGGGCAGCATGAGATCGAGGAGGATCACCCGCGGCTCGTGCTCGCGCACCCAGGGTACGACCTCCAGGCCGTTGTCGAGGATGGAGACGACAAAGCCGGCCTGTTGCAGATAGTCGCGCAACAATCCGGAGAGTTTGGGCTCGTCTTCGACGATGAGGATGTGGTCG contains:
- a CDS encoding Lcl domain-containing protein, which gives rise to MYLMFCMTPPLGRGVNSWCRQGVSLPCRLTLALNKRSAWSQQANLALNKPVTFHTDGGCSTAPGDVVDGDSNTVCYSFQGGSYTEISFTIDLAFAVSLERYRFLPRQLTTYRIETSMDNLEWIERLSGAIAYSETNALVIDNPTPHRARYIRFTGSNDQTAFAGLADFEAFGSVIGAIELPRTGQSRCYDVAGVEISCAGTGQDGEIQAGVAWPEPRFTDNGDGTLTDNLTGLIWLKNANCYDRVTWDDALSNADSLADGVCGLSDSSLFGDWRLPNVIELESLVHFDYHSQLSDPNIYTSNARWLNNQGFTATQNSGYWTSTTAPNHADRAYYVYMDFGYTHFDGKNESAYFMAVRGSSDGPAALWRTGQTIDRADGDDGDLQKGVPWPSPRFVDNNDGTVTDQLTGLIWLKNANCAGSPRGWDAALSDVAQLNAAGTMNARACGDTSNGGSHQSDWRLPNIKELRSLNDFSAYNPAVAAGHPFTNLLTDHYHLSSSHASRDTAFAWVVAMVDGYTNRMPKDEGFGTYYVWPVRGGIRSAEGPHPFAGGDGSADDPYQIATVEQFDAVRDYLDKHFVLTADIDLTDEWEPIGTYVGWEDPANQPFTGSLNGAGFAINGLFIDQPNRQDVGLFGLTADATIENLNLVDVDITGRTAGALVGWAFATRVKNVTTSGEVKALTRAGGLMGEVFEDSFVADSSSSCTVSTTNGTNAGGLIGQMRGTTLIRSHATGNVSTGSQDLAGGLVGEATSGSFIDMCYAAGNVSGTSEIGGLVGYLRDSRIEKSHATGRVDGGTTERIGGLVGHLFSNARVENSYAGGEVIGGSKVGGLVGEIDETSSVINSYAVGRVIGTSNVGGLVGHASGATISNSYYDRNTSGQSDTGKGEPKTTAVLQQLDTFSATWNIVGDSNIERGYPFLAWQGQINYFGNPAWVIGTKVVNPDPVDPIQIEQGYDESPQVDASHRVIRRDPETGEVLSITSAVSRLPGSTTLVSREDPDNPVVMTTAGLETEGYTLTIQVEAHGDGSAIHRVILSGEGIPDEIISEARIALPGAFTLIAEDGLVTSWIELPQRDGRRWRAVVQTNPQGESRSWYESYNEDSENWQPEAYTLANEEQAFEPGNRIEVSENEEFGEVEIRVETTLTQPLHF
- a CDS encoding response regulator gives rise to the protein MNDHILIVEDEPKLSGLLRDYLQQAGFVVSILDNGLEVVPWVREHEPRVILLDLMLPGRDGLDICKDIRAFSAVPILMVTARVEEIDRLLGLELGADDYICKPFSPREVVARVKVVLRRASGPSAQEAGLLLDEGRYKATLHGQDLDLTAVEFKLLQFLAAHPGRIYSRTQLMDRIYPDQRTVGDRTIDSHIKKLRKKIAAVAPDEELIHSVYGVGYKFEG